One genomic segment of Chelonia mydas isolate rCheMyd1 chromosome 1, rCheMyd1.pri.v2, whole genome shotgun sequence includes these proteins:
- the TSC22D1 gene encoding TSC22 domain family protein 1 isoform X10, with amino-acid sequence MNAQCCRSVAMDLGVYQLRHFSISFLSSLLGTDNSSLRLDSSSSGASVVAIDNKIEQAMDLVKSHLMYAVREEVEVLKEQIKELIEKNSQLEQENTLLKTLASPEQLAQFQAQLQTGSPPSSQTQGTTQQPAQPASQGSGPSA; translated from the exons ATGAATGCCCAATGTTGTAGATCAGTGGCAATGGATCTAGGAGTTTATCAACTAAGACATTTTTCAATTTCTTTCTTGTCATCTTTGCTGGGCACCGACAATTCTTCTTTGAGACTCGACAGTAG CTCCTCGGGTGCAAGTGTGGTAGCGATTGACAACAAAATCGAGCAAGCGATG GATCTGGTGAAGAGCCATTTGATGTATGCTGTGAGGGAGGAAGTGGAGGTCCTCAAAGAACAAATCAAAGAGCTGATTGAGAAGaactcccagctggagcaggaAAACACTCTGCTGAAAACACTGGCCAGCCCAGAGCAACTTGCCCAGTTCCAAGCACAGCTGCAGACTGGTTCTCCACCCTCTTCCCAGACACAAGGGACAACACAACAGCCTGCCCAGCCAGCATCGCAGGGCTCAGGACCTTCAGCATAG
- the TSC22D1 gene encoding TSC22 domain family protein 1 isoform X13 — MLGGLTEQSSSSGASVVAIDNKIEQAMDLVKSHLMYAVREEVEVLKEQIKELIEKNSQLEQENTLLKTLASPEQLAQFQAQLQTGSPPSSQTQGTTQQPAQPASQGSGPSA; from the exons CTCCTCGGGTGCAAGTGTGGTAGCGATTGACAACAAAATCGAGCAAGCGATG GATCTGGTGAAGAGCCATTTGATGTATGCTGTGAGGGAGGAAGTGGAGGTCCTCAAAGAACAAATCAAAGAGCTGATTGAGAAGaactcccagctggagcaggaAAACACTCTGCTGAAAACACTGGCCAGCCCAGAGCAACTTGCCCAGTTCCAAGCACAGCTGCAGACTGGTTCTCCACCCTCTTCCCAGACACAAGGGACAACACAACAGCCTGCCCAGCCAGCATCGCAGGGCTCAGGACCTTCAGCATAG
- the TSC22D1 gene encoding TSC22 domain family protein 1 isoform X14, with translation MTCRIFWIDSSGASVVAIDNKIEQAMDLVKSHLMYAVREEVEVLKEQIKELIEKNSQLEQENTLLKTLASPEQLAQFQAQLQTGSPPSSQTQGTTQQPAQPASQGSGPSA, from the exons CTCCTCGGGTGCAAGTGTGGTAGCGATTGACAACAAAATCGAGCAAGCGATG GATCTGGTGAAGAGCCATTTGATGTATGCTGTGAGGGAGGAAGTGGAGGTCCTCAAAGAACAAATCAAAGAGCTGATTGAGAAGaactcccagctggagcaggaAAACACTCTGCTGAAAACACTGGCCAGCCCAGAGCAACTTGCCCAGTTCCAAGCACAGCTGCAGACTGGTTCTCCACCCTCTTCCCAGACACAAGGGACAACACAACAGCCTGCCCAGCCAGCATCGCAGGGCTCAGGACCTTCAGCATAG
- the SERP2 gene encoding stress-associated endoplasmic reticulum protein 2, whose amino-acid sequence MVAKQRIRMANEKHSKNITQRGNVAKTLRPQEEKYPVGPWLLALFVFVVCGSAIFQIIQSIRMGM is encoded by the exons atggtgGCCAAACAGCGGATCCGGATGGCAAACGAAAAGCacagcaaaaacatcacacagagagGGAACGTAGCCAAAACCCTG AGGCCCCAAGAGGAGAAATATCCTGTAGGACCATGGCTACTGgcactgtttgtttttgttgtctgTGGATCAG CTATCTTTCAGATCATTCAGAGTATAAGGATGGGCATGTGA
- the TSC22D1 gene encoding TSC22 domain family protein 1 isoform X9, whose product MCLFFLAGIFAVMQVNARGLIPLSIGLGSTGKLQWHGRCVLHLSCERLNLRDTDRFYRIISSGASVVAIDNKIEQAMDLVKSHLMYAVREEVEVLKEQIKELIEKNSQLEQENTLLKTLASPEQLAQFQAQLQTGSPPSSQTQGTTQQPAQPASQGSGPSA is encoded by the exons atgtgtttgtttttccttgctgGAATATTTGCAGTAATGCAGGTGAATGCCAGGGGGCTGATTCCTTTGTCCATCGGACTGGGCAGCACTGGGAAGCTGCAGTGGCACGGGCGGTGTGTTTTACATTTATCTTGTGAGAGACTGAATCTCCGGGACACGGATCGCTTTTACCGCATTAT CTCCTCGGGTGCAAGTGTGGTAGCGATTGACAACAAAATCGAGCAAGCGATG GATCTGGTGAAGAGCCATTTGATGTATGCTGTGAGGGAGGAAGTGGAGGTCCTCAAAGAACAAATCAAAGAGCTGATTGAGAAGaactcccagctggagcaggaAAACACTCTGCTGAAAACACTGGCCAGCCCAGAGCAACTTGCCCAGTTCCAAGCACAGCTGCAGACTGGTTCTCCACCCTCTTCCCAGACACAAGGGACAACACAACAGCCTGCCCAGCCAGCATCGCAGGGCTCAGGACCTTCAGCATAG
- the TSC22D1 gene encoding TSC22 domain family protein 1 isoform X15: protein MDLVKSHLMYAVREEVEVLKEQIKELIEKNSQLEQENTLLKTLASPEQLAQFQAQLQTGSPPSSQTQGTTQQPAQPASQGSGPSA from the exons ATG GATCTGGTGAAGAGCCATTTGATGTATGCTGTGAGGGAGGAAGTGGAGGTCCTCAAAGAACAAATCAAAGAGCTGATTGAGAAGaactcccagctggagcaggaAAACACTCTGCTGAAAACACTGGCCAGCCCAGAGCAACTTGCCCAGTTCCAAGCACAGCTGCAGACTGGTTCTCCACCCTCTTCCCAGACACAAGGGACAACACAACAGCCTGCCCAGCCAGCATCGCAGGGCTCAGGACCTTCAGCATAG